A window of Trichoderma atroviride chromosome 3, complete sequence contains these coding sequences:
- a CDS encoding uncharacterized protein (EggNog:ENOG41) has translation MELQLPLRRQNITDFLNNLSTMSQAQRELRRRATSIADANRVQEITSATPQRSVKRRRTSASPISISSTPPRRASRKTKTHRDKLFDAMQAGDDYPAEPKTIKSADDLSDMQLKKCYDILHACGSATDPNASLDKTRQSIDGFLDAVFNEWSSRKVGNLPRSELDFLVEAEVLTGKLCVNPQEHAKMSDCDAGTLCTAPVSAVATYCNNPPMFKLEFSAIDELSGQPEAICPMARGDIMWVNTDWVQELRKSLQTKIIAKVHKHNKHLAIWQARKLIVEWAKGSLSMGEDVSNMGFLKRETADVALIGLGGQSEEN, from the exons atggagctgcagctgcctCTACGCCGGCAGAACATTACTGATTTCCTGAACAACCTCTCCACCATGTCGCAAGCACAGCGAGAGCTGCGACGCCGCGCCACCTCCATCGCCGATGCGAATCGCGTGCAGGAAATCACTTCAGCAACTCCCCAGCGCAGCGTCAAGCGCCGACGCACTTCTGCGTCTCCGATATCCATCTCGTCCACTCCTCCCCGGCGAGCTTCTCGCAAGACCAAGACTCATCGTGACAAGCTCTTCGACGCCATGCAGGCTGGAGACGACTACCCTGCTGAGCCGAAGACGATTAAGAGCGCGGACGATCTCAGTGACATGCAGCTGAAGAAGTGTTATGACATTCTACACGCTTGTGGTAGTGCGACGGATCCTAATGCGAGCCTGGACAAGACCAGACAGAGCATTGACGGCTTCTTGGATGCAGTGTTTAATGAGTGGTCGAGTCGCAAGGTTGGGAATTTGCCGCGCTCAGAGCTGGACTTTTTGGTGGAGGCAGAGGTCTTGACGGGAAAGTTGTGTG TGAATCCTCAGGAGCACGCCAAAATGAGTGACTGCGATGCCGGAACCCTCTGCACTGCCCCTGTTTCCGCAGTTGCAACATACTGCAACAACCCGCCCATGTTCAAGCTAGAATTCTCGGCTATCGACGAGCTATCTGGCCAACCCGAAGCGATATGCCCGATGGCTCGCGGAGATATCATGTGGGTGAATACAGACTGGGTGCAGGAGCTGCGCAAAAGCCTCCAAACCAAGATCATCGCCAAGGTCCACAAGCACAACAAGCACCTCGCCATATGGCAGGCTCGCAAGCTCATCGTGGAGTGGGCCAAGGGAAGCTTGTCGATGGGGGAGGACGTAAGCAACATGGGCTTTTTGAAGCGAGAGACGGCTGATGTTGCGCTGATTGGATTGGGAGGACAAAGCGAGGAAAATTAG
- a CDS encoding uncharacterized protein (EggNog:ENOG41), giving the protein MGSEQITLFDLASQAPNTSWSLNTWKTRMLFNYKNLDYKTEWVDYPEIAPRFSVHIPPNDGEGQKPYTLPIVQFPDGTYLMESGKIAKSIERKYPSPNVHLDSPIVHRVDALVDKCMPATHPNLLYKFSQAVLSEKSYDYWVGIYTEKFGMSLDEYERRLGGEKSWVAALPYLTELTSLLKERQAEGPFFLGKDVSYADIIWAGALIFVKRVDENVFQELLDRTGARDVHERFFDACAPWLKRDSY; this is encoded by the exons ATGGGCTCTGAGCAAATCACCTTGTTTGATCTCGCCAGCCAAGCGCCGAATACTTCGTGGTCTTTGAACACATGGAAGA CGCGCATGCTCTTCAATTACAAGAATCTTGACTACAAGACGGAATGG GTTGACTATCCAGAGATTGCGCCGAGATTCAGTGTACA CATCCCGCCCAATGACGGAGAGGGCCAGAAGCCATACACACTTCCCATAGTCCAGTTCCCAGACGGAACATATCTCATGGAGTCAGGCAAGATTGCCAAATCCATTGAGAGGAAATATCCCTCTCCTAATGTCCACCTTGACTCCCCCATTGTCCACAGGGTAGACGCCCTCGTTGACAAGTGCATGCCCGCCACGCATCCCAATCTGCTCTACAAGTTTTCCCAAGCCGTCCTCAGCGAAAAGAGCTACGACTATTGGGTTGGCATATACACTGAAAAATTCGGAATGTCTCTCGACGAGTATGAGCGCCGGTTGGGCGGCGAGAAATCCTGGGTCGCAGCACTTCCATACTTGACGGAGCTGACTAGTCTTCTCAAGGAGAGACAAGCGGAGGGACCCTTTTTCCTGGGCAAGGATGTGAGCTACGCTGATATCATCTGGGCGGGAGCCTTGATCTTTGTGAAGCGAGTAGATGAAAATGTCTTTCAGGAACTGCTGGATAGAACGGGGGCTAGGGACGTGCATGAGAGGTTTTTTGATGCGTGCGCGCCTTGGTTGAAGAGAGACAGCTACTAG
- a CDS encoding uncharacterized protein (EggNog:ENOG41) has translation MSSIDSKFQSPCLDQGESTFFTRLPGEIRDYIYHLYASVDAISDGKSTSQPEQLFLNEEKPYDGDGENLTLRCCCQRIFYEMRRAMVREVALAFYSQWNFRLQLAVHGRLDWARTQKIRLQLRNEDKFNLIGAGFTNKALLRTKALQVLYIDCSEFNRPSNRAIGPNIVISSPDSEVGADDEAELEEFGQRHFLEIVLAGCGTQLERLETVVLDGKGRYPAFWPEQVRQFVKAEVQVIELE, from the coding sequence ATGTCGTCTATTGATTCAAAGTTTCAATCACCCTGCCTGGACCAGGGCGAGTCCACCTTCTTCACTCGTCTACCGGGCGAAATTCGCGACTACATTTACCATCTGTATGCCTCTGTTGACGCCATATCAGATGGCAAGTCAACAAGCCAGCCGGAGCAGCTCTTTCTCAACGAGGAGAAGCCGtatgatggcgatggcgaaaATTTGACgctgagatgctgctgccaacggATCTTTTACGAGATGCGCCGAGCCATGGTACGCGAGGTGGCCCTGGCCTTTTACTCGCAGTGGAACTTTCGACTCCAGCTGGCAGTCCATGGGCGTCTCGACTGGGCTCGCACGCAAAAGATTCGCCTTCAACTCCGCAACGAAGATAAATTCAATCTCATTGGTGCAGGGTTCACCAACAAGGCTCTATTACGGACAAAAGCTTTGCAGGTTCTATACATTGATTGCTCCGAATTCAATCGGCCCTCCAACAGAGCGATTGGACCCAACATTGTCATTTCTAGCCCGGATTCCGAGGTGGGAGCGGATGATGAGGCAGAACTGGAAGAGTTTGGGCAACGGCATTTTTTGGAAATCGTGCTCGCTGGCTGCGGCACTCAGCTGGAAAGGTTGGAAACGGTGGTGCTTGACGGCAAAGGCCGCTATCCCGCGTTTTGGCCGGAGCAAGTCCGGCAGTTTGTCAAGGCTGAAGTGCAAGTAATTGAGCTTGAATAG
- a CDS encoding uncharacterized protein (CAZy:GT64~TransMembrane:1 (i12-35o)) yields the protein MVDKYIAGLRALLARRVVTIVAMAAVLASVIVILVRIGPPAHLDNLKLPDMKLPDLDMSKIPGLGHEKVHYGHCDPKNYTDIIKEWKTTREKYDKLMGDKFTIAMQTYKRPKELDDTLRVLLAEKIPSLHEIVIIWNDLEEKPPGNFKSEKGVPVRYRVSQRNSLNMKLLPDADFKTRAVLLSDDDVYYKPGDLEFAFQSWRKFGQNRLTGAMPRCATADAEDQWKYGFCSKDANQDVYSMIITNLCFSHMSFLDFYSSNNTVMEKVRKYVDDHFNCEDIALNYVASYLTGTGPLLVTGRDRYVSYEPAVGISKKPGHLEARTKCLNDLTALFGCMPLVNETAHIQRGVVVL from the exons ATGGTGGACAAGTATATTGCCGGCCTGCGGGCCCTGCTGGCTCGCCGCGTCGTGACCATtgtggccatggccgctgTGCTGGCCAGCGTCATTGTCATTCTCGTCCGGATCGGCCCCCCGGCGCATCTCGACAACCTGAAGCTGCCAGACATGAAGCTTCCCGATCTCGACATGTCGAAAATCCCGGGTCTGGGACACGAAAAGGTCCACTATGGACATTGCGACCCCAAGAACTATaccgacatcatcaaggagTGGAAGACGACGCGGGAGAAATATGACAAACTGATGGGAGACAAGTTCAC AATTGCAATGCAGACCTATAAGCGACccaaggagctggacgaCACGCTACGCGTCCTCTTGGCCGAGAAGATCCCCTCGCTGCACGAGATTGTCATTATCTGGAACGACCTCGAGGAGAAGCCCCCGGGCAATTTCAAGTCGGAAAAGGGCGTCCCTGTACGATACAGGGTGTCGCAGCGCAACAGTCTGAacatgaagctgctgccggaTGCGGACTTCAAGACCAGGGCGGTTCTGCTTTCGGACGACGACGTATACTATAAGCCCGGGGACCTCGAGTTCGCCTTTCAGAGCTGGCGCAAGTTTGGTCAGAACCGATTGACCGGAGCCATGCCCCGTTGCGCTACCGCGGACGCCGAAGACCAATGGAAATATGGCTTCTGCTCCAAGGATGCGAATCAGGACGTTTACTCCATGATTATAACAAACTTGTGCTTCTCGCACATGTCGTTCCTCGACTTTTACTCTTCCAATAACACCGTCATGGAAAAGGTCCGTAAATATGTCGATGATCACTTCAACTGCGAAGACATTGCTCTCAATTATGTCGCCTCGTATCTTACCGGCACGGGGCCTCTTCTCGTCACCGGTCGCGATAGGTATGTCAGCTACGAGCCTGCCGTGGGCATCAGCAAGAAGCCTGGCCACCTGGAGGCCCGTACCAAATGCTTAAACGACCTGACGGCGCTGTTTGGCTGCATGCCTCTTGTCAACGAGACGGCTCATATCCAGCGTGGCGTTGTTGTCTTGTAA
- a CDS encoding uncharacterized protein (EggNog:ENOG41~TransMembrane:7 (n3-14c19/20o105-127i139-160o180-206i218-239o265-287i299-319o339-363i)~SECRETED:SignalP(1-19)), whose amino-acid sequence MNLWLLAFAALAAMPKVLGQDASSASSSALQAVAEMPACARECLATSITKSHCDLTNTTCVCTNPILQQTMQACVLESCTIKQALSTMNLTAVGCDQPIRDRSRAYIILNDAFGTVSGLFVLQRVAYKIWSKVGMGGDDWMAVATILVGIPSTVISAYKVSNHGLGRDIWTLTPSQITDFGLYFWIMEILYFLEVSMLKLSLLLFYIRIFPGKTVRGILWTTFAACSAFGLSFALVAVFQCTPVKFYWEKWDGEHHGTCLNINSIAWSNAAISIAIDIWVLAIPLWQLKDLNLDWRRKVGVGMMFCIGAFVTVVSILRLRSLIKFGSDSLNPTWDFFDVSIWSVVEINVGLICVCLPSFRVLLVRLFPKLQGTTERYARSSRRNRSSNKRVSRLPLGHSAGSQVDRSMSHPNVGPNRIAFQRSYTVEYGDTDEVQLVSIHDKLSAKSDARSDTS is encoded by the exons ATGAATCTCTGGCTATTGGCCTTCGCGGCCCTGGCTGCCATGCCAAAAGTGTTGGGTCAGGATGCTAgttcggcctcttcttctgcactCCAAGCCGTGGCTGAGATGCCTGCATGTGCC CGAGAATGTCTCGCAACATCGATCACCAAGTCACATTGCGATTTGACAAATACAACTTGCGTATGCACAAACCCGATATTGCAACAGACCATGCAGGCATGTGTCTTAGAGAGCTGCACCATCAAACAAGCGTTAT CAACGATGAATTTAACAGCTGTAGGCTGTGATCAGCCTATCAGAGATCGATCCCGAGCATACATCATCCTCAACGACGCCTTCGGCACCGTGTCCGGTCTTTTTGTGCTTCAACGGGTTGCTTACAAGATCTGGTCTAAAGTAGGCATGGGTGGTGATGATTGGATGGCCGTTGCTACCATTCTAGTTGGAATCCCAAGTACCGTCATCAGCGCCTATAAAGTGTCGAATCACGGCCTGGGTCGCGATATCTGGACCTTGACACCCTCGCAGATTACCGATTTTGGCCTTTACTTCTGGATCATGGAGATTCTCTATTTCCTTGAAGTCTCCATGCTCAAGCTCtcccttttgcttttctatATCCGCATCTTCCCAGGCAAAACAGTGCGCGGAATTCTTTGGACCACATTCGCAGCTTGCTCAGCTTTTGGTCTCTCGTTTGCCTTGGTTGCCGTATTTCAATGTACGCCGGTTAAATTTTACTGGGAAAAATGGGACGGAGAGCACCATGGCACGTGTCTAAACATCAATTCCATTGCCTGGTCAAATGCTGCGATTAGCATAGCGATCGATATATGGGTGCTGGCCATTCCTCTATGGCAGCTCAAGGACCTCAACCTGGACTGGAGACGCAAGGTTGGTGTCGGAATGATGTTTTGCATCGGTGCTTT CGTTACCGTTGTCAGTATCCTACGCCTTAGGTCCCTTATTAAATTCGGCTCCGACAGCCTTAATCCTACTTGGGACTTCTTCGACGTTAGCATCTGGTCTGTCGTGGAGATCAATGTCGGCCTTATATGCGTTTGCTTGCCTTCTTTCCGCGTTCTGCTTGTTCGCCTCTTCCCGAAGCTCCAAGGTACCACTGAAAGGTAcgcgagaagctcaagacgcAATCGATCGTCGAATAAGCGAGTGAGCCGCCTTCCATTGGGACACAGTGCCGGATCACAGGTGGATAGATCAATGTCTCATCCCAATGTTGGACCCAACCGAATAGCCTTTCAAAGATCGTATACGGTTGAGTATGGAGATACCGATGAGGTTCAACTTGTATCGATACATGATAAACTAAGCGCCAAGTCAGACGCCAGATCAGATACCTCATGA
- a CDS encoding uncharacterized protein (EggNog:ENOG41): protein METVDCVVAGAGWYGLAAAKQYRAVHPNDSLAVFDPQSSVGGTWANERLYPDLKSNNLLGTYEYPDFPMDPKVFDVKPGQYIPGEVTNTYLKAYVERFSLGSSIRLQTKITVAEHQDTPKGGWILTVVNQEGRESKVFAKRLIVATGLTSEPFMPHFEGQESFGGRVFHSKYFQQNRDTIKTSKSVTVFGGTKFGFDAAYTYATAGVQVNWVIRSSGHGPCWMSPSYVTPFKKWIEKLANMRFLTWFSPCIYGGAAGYTNIQRFLHGTFIGRLIVNAFWAILGGDVLSLVGYDSHPETAKLKPWMPAMFTATSFSILNYDTDVFELVRSGKIKIHIGEIDHLSLGKVHLSDGTSFDSDALISNTGWKNAPPIKFLPEGIENELGIPHDIDTEAPAEDLANQQELIRKADKEIAKRFPRLKNQPIWNENYVPLTNQKGITSKEAVTPYTPQTPYMLYHFLVPPSERFLRSRDVAFCGFVSNFSNTLTAHIQGLWIGAYFGGLLVQDPARSVDNDKAMDKLRYETMLHNRFGKWRYPTETKAPSTIFDAVYYLDMLQKDLGLNPRRKPKGLFTEVTSPYGAEDYRDLNEEWEDKIGSTRTA, encoded by the exons ATGGAGACTGTCGACTGCGTCGTGGCTGGCGCCG GATGGTATGGACTGGCCGCCGCGAAGCAATATCGCGCCGTCCACCCAAATGACTCACTTGCGGTGTTTGATCCTCAATCTTCTGTCGGCGGCACATGGGCCAATGAGCGACTGTATCCCGACTTGAAGAGCAACAACCTGCTGGGGACGTACGAATATCCGGATTTCCCAATGGACCCAAAAGTATTCGACGTCAAGCCAGGCCAGTACATTCCCGGAGAGGTCACCAACACGTATCTCAAGGCATACGTGGAGAGGTTCAGTCTCGGAAGCTCAATCCGTCTCCAGACCAAGATTACTGTCGCCGAGCATCAAGACACACCCAAGGGCGGATGGATCCTGACTGTTGTCAATCAAGAGGGCCGAGAGTCAAAGGTCTTTGCTAAGCGCTTAATTGTCGCAACCGGTCTGACTTCAGAGCCCTTCATGCCTCACTTCGAGGGCCAGGAAAGTTTCGGCGGCAGGGTATTTCACAGCAAATACTTTCAACAGAATCGAGATACTATCAAGACGTCCAAGTCTGTGACCGTTTTCGGCGGGACAAAATTCGGGTTTGACGCGGCTTATACTTATGCCACCGCCGGCGTTCAAGTGAATTGGGTCATTCGAT CGTCTGGCCATGGCCCATGCTGGATGTCCCCATCATACGTGACTCCATTCAAGAAATGGATCGAAAAGCTTGCGA ACATGCGATTCCTCACATGGTTTAGCCCATGCATCTAcggcggtgctgctggcTACACCAACATCCAGCGCTTCCTCCACGGCACTTTTATCGGCCGCCTCATTGTCAATGCATTTTGGGCAATCCTCGGAGGCGACGTCTTGTCTCTCGTAGGATATGATTCGCACCCCGAGACGGCAAAACTAAAGCCTTGGATGCCAGCCATGTTCACCGCCACTAGCTTTAGCATTCTCAATTATGACACCGACGTCTTTGAACTCGTCCGCAGCGGCAAGATCAAGATCCATATTGGTGAAATCGATCATCTAAGCCTAGGCAAGGTCCACCTTTCCGACGGCACCTCTTTTGACTCGGATGCTCTCATCTCCAACACGGGTTGGAAGAATGCTCCCCCGATCAAATTCTTACCCGAGGGCATCGAGAATGAACTGGGAATACCGCACGATATCGATACCGAAGCACCAGCAGAGGACCTCGCAAATCAGCAAGAGCTCATTAGGAAAGCCGATAAAGAGATTGCTAAGCGTTTTCCCAGACTAAAGAACCAGCCAATCTGGAACGAAAACTACGTTCCCTTGACGAATCAAAAGGGAATAACGAGCAAGGAGGCTGTGACACCATATACGCCACAAACGCCTTACATGCTGTATCACTTCCTCGTCCCACCGTCAGAGCGATTCCTCCGCTCTCGTGATGTTGCCTTCTGCGGCTTCGTCAGCAATTTCAGTAACACTCTAACAGCGCATATCCAAGGCTTATGGATTGGCGCTTACTTTGGTGGCCTCCTCGTACAGGATCCTGCTCGCTCTGTGGACAATGACAAGGCCATGGACAAGCTGCGATACGAGACAATGTTGCACAACCGCTTCGGCAAATGGCGGTATCCAACCGAGACAAAGGCCCCGTCAACAATTTTCGATGCCGTCTACTACCTTGATATGCTGCAGAAAGACCTCGGACTGAATCCTCGCCGCAAGCCAAAGGGACTGTTCACGGAAGTGACAAGCCCCTATGGCGCAGAGGACTACCGAGACCTTAATGAAGAGTGGGAGGACAAGATTGGCAGCACTAGAACGGCTTGA
- a CDS encoding uncharacterized protein (EggNog:ENOG41~TransMembrane:7 (o12-38i58-77o115-137i149-171o200-222i234-257o269-290i)): MMPSPPPDPAAQAAAAAAFHQFTVEAWTLLGVGIAVTVLRTVSRIRYAGCRGLGGDDYLAWLAVVFYIAETSLAYSVGHVANGLANNGMTDAQRAALSPDDPEFRLRILGSKIQLAGWSTYSTLLWTLKASLLVFYTRLTEGLATHYRIRIYIGFAFLVSSYLVVALNLYLSCRPFQRFWQIFPDPGNICQPAISNQIIWVYWAFNVTTDLYIISVPLPMLWGSSLKPLKKVGFLVVFSGGILVVVCATLRCVLIVLDTENGAQLAGSWAVRETFIAVVTTNLPMTLPLLKEIFVPLFGSILGSMRSTQNSGEVTPKGFITFGGSSKSWRGRGPPTANPITDFTINESEERIVESIRMQDLKAWSDSQDQDQGHQSGPDEESRDIRKHVEVDIVHELRPKQVA, from the exons ATGATGCCGAGTCCTCCACCAGATCCGGCAGCACAAGCCgcagcggctgcagctttcCATCAATTTACAGTCGAAGCGTGGACCCTCCTCGGCGTTGGCATCGCAGTCACCGTCCTCAGAACGGTTTCTCGCATTCGATATGCCGGCTGTCGAGGCCTCGGCGGTGACGATTATCTCGCGTGGCTTGCCGTTGTCTTTTATATAGCCGAGACATCGCTGGCTTATAGCGTTGGCCACGTCGCAAACGGTCTTGCGAACAATGGTATGACGGATGCGCAGCGGGCTGCGCTGTCGCCAGACGACCCGGAGTTTCGATTGAG GATATTAGGATCGAAGATTCAACTTGCAGGGTGGTCGACGTACTCGACGCTCCTTTGGACGCTCAAGGCGTCGTTGCTAGTGTTTTATACACGATTGACG GAAGGCTTAGCTACACATTATCGCATTCGAATCTACATTGGGTTTGCCTTTCTCGTATCAAGTTATCTTGTTGTAGCTCTAAATCTTTACCTCTCATGTCGACCCTTTCAAAGGTTCTGGCAGATATTCCCAGATCCAGGGA ATATTTGCCAGCCCGCTATATCTAACCAAATCATCTGGGTTTACTGGGCATTCAATGTAACGACCGATTTATATATCATATCAGTCCCGCTACCAATGCTATGGGGGTCGAGCCTGAAGCCTCTGAAGAAAGTTGGATTTTTGGTTGTCTTTAGCGGCGGCATTTTAGTCGTCGTCTGTGCCACCCTACGATGTGTTCTGATCGTGCTG GACACAGAGAATGGTGCACAATTGGCCGGATCTTGGGCTGTCCGAGAGACCTTTATCGCCGTCGTTACAACCAACTTGCCCATGacgcttcctcttctcaagGAGATATTTGTGCCCCTCTTCGGATCCATCCTTGGCTCGATGCGCTCTACACAAAATTCTGGAGAGGTGACACCAAAAGGCTTCATCACTTTTGGAGGGAGCTCCAAGAGTTGGCGGGGCCGCGGACCGCCGACAGCAAATCCAATAACAGATTTTACAATAAACGAGAGCGAGGAGCGCATAGTCGAATCTATCAGAATGCAGGACCTCAAAGCATGGAGCGATagccaagaccaagaccagGGACATCAATCGGGGCCTGATGAAGAGAGCAGAGACATTCGGAAGCATGTTGAGGTTGACATTGTGCATGAACTACGGCCAAAACAAGTCGCCTGA